From Priestia aryabhattai, one genomic window encodes:
- a CDS encoding YtrH family sporulation protein translates to MTKEPFMSLFIWSYFTSLGIILGGSLIGAFAGFLIGKSPLYVMHTLSNSLKIWAIVGAIGGTFDTFYSFERGLFEGATKDVFKQILLILSAMGGAQTGALIIKWLTQEHFV, encoded by the coding sequence ATGACAAAAGAGCCTTTTATGTCTCTTTTCATTTGGAGTTACTTCACTTCATTAGGTATTATTTTAGGCGGTTCATTAATTGGAGCATTTGCGGGGTTTTTAATTGGAAAATCTCCTTTATACGTCATGCATACTCTCAGCAACAGCTTAAAAATCTGGGCAATTGTCGGAGCCATTGGAGGAACATTTGATACGTTTTACAGCTTTGAGCGAGGACTCTTTGAAGGAGCCACAAAAGATGTATTCAAACAAATTCTTTTAATTCTATCCGCTATGGGAGGAGCTCAGACCGGGGCTCTTATCATTAAGTGGTTAACTCAGGAGCATTTTGTATGA
- the ytrI gene encoding sporulation membrane protein YtrI, producing the protein MRVPSERMFKRSDWQRFFAGIVIGAIVSWGVFLTIYGVSRDRELEEVRIANDKLEKANLQISAWQEDVKALNKEMKQHLIIQNVKVKLVNGNRYKVNSVVEYNIQKSVDEEAQHLIAQDIESAYRSRDILKKAIENKKYEFDKTVYEVEVHQIYFYTTLSIEVRIKKMEKVL; encoded by the coding sequence ATGAGGGTACCCAGTGAGCGAATGTTCAAGCGCTCCGACTGGCAGCGTTTTTTTGCCGGTATTGTCATTGGAGCAATTGTCAGCTGGGGAGTGTTTTTAACGATTTATGGCGTTTCAAGAGATAGAGAGCTAGAAGAGGTTCGGATTGCTAATGATAAGCTAGAAAAAGCAAATTTGCAAATTAGCGCATGGCAAGAAGATGTAAAAGCATTAAACAAGGAAATGAAACAGCATTTGATTATTCAAAATGTGAAAGTAAAATTAGTAAATGGCAATCGTTATAAAGTAAATTCTGTGGTTGAATATAATATTCAAAAAAGCGTCGATGAAGAAGCGCAGCACTTAATTGCCCAAGATATTGAAAGTGCATACCGAAGCCGGGATATCTTAAAAAAAGCAATTGAAAATAAAAAATACGAATTCGATAAAACGGTTTATGAAGTTGAAGTTCATCAAATTTATTTTTATACAACGCTTTCGATTGAAGTTCGAATTAAAAAGATGGAAAAAGTACTATAA
- a CDS encoding DHH family phosphoesterase, with the protein MKAQILEAIKQFDTIIIHRHIRPDPDAYGSQCGLAELLKTSFPEKKVYVTGEEAESLKFLYRMDDIVDATYEDALVIVCDTANEARVSDQRYVNGKMVIKIDHHPNQTPYGDLLWVETSASSTSEMIYEFYLEGKEKGLSLNDEGAKLIFSGIVGDTGRFLFPNTKPKTFCYASELIQYGFNFKDVYDQLYKTKENVAHLHGYVLQNFTMSPAGVAHMKIPNEILRKYDVTPADASQLVGSLGQIDGVKTWVFFVEEENQIRVRLRSKELVINTIARKYNGGGHPLASGASIYSWEEVEPLLLDLEELCSQK; encoded by the coding sequence ATGAAAGCACAAATATTAGAAGCTATTAAGCAGTTTGACACTATTATTATTCATCGGCACATTCGTCCAGATCCAGATGCATACGGATCTCAGTGCGGGTTAGCGGAATTGTTAAAAACATCTTTTCCAGAGAAGAAGGTATACGTAACGGGAGAAGAAGCGGAGTCATTAAAATTTTTATACCGTATGGATGATATCGTTGATGCCACCTATGAGGATGCGCTTGTCATTGTTTGTGATACGGCTAATGAAGCACGAGTATCAGATCAGCGCTATGTAAATGGAAAAATGGTCATTAAAATTGATCACCACCCAAACCAAACTCCTTACGGTGATTTGCTTTGGGTTGAGACGTCTGCTTCTTCAACAAGCGAAATGATTTATGAATTTTACTTGGAAGGAAAAGAAAAGGGGTTATCTCTTAATGATGAAGGAGCAAAGCTGATCTTCAGTGGTATCGTCGGAGATACGGGCCGATTTTTATTTCCAAATACAAAGCCAAAAACGTTCTGCTATGCAAGTGAATTGATTCAGTATGGTTTTAATTTTAAAGATGTATATGACCAGTTATACAAAACAAAAGAAAACGTCGCTCATTTACATGGATATGTGCTGCAAAACTTCACGATGTCTCCAGCAGGAGTTGCTCATATGAAAATTCCAAATGAAATTCTTCGCAAATATGATGTGACACCAGCTGATGCCTCTCAGCTAGTCGGTTCGTTAGGACAAATTGATGGAGTGAAAACGTGGGTGTTTTTTGTGGAGGAAGAAAATCAAATTCGTGTTCGCCTTCGTTCAAAAGAGCTTGTCATTAATACAATTGCTAGAAAATACAACGGAGGAGGTCATCCTCTTGCGTCCGGCGCTTCCATTTATTCATGGGAAGAAGTAGAGCCTTTACTGCTTGATTTAGAAGAGCTTTGCAGTCAGAAGTAA
- a CDS encoding YtpI family protein: protein MPFFMILIVVSFVFYMYLKVKYVRSKRPMERKWISAKSSICLGSFVLFFGINQWFIYETNLSLIIGILFVLFGSGSILAGVKSYKHYQPYAIKEADQM, encoded by the coding sequence GTGCCATTTTTTATGATTTTAATCGTTGTGTCCTTTGTTTTCTACATGTATTTAAAAGTAAAATACGTACGTTCGAAACGTCCAATGGAACGAAAGTGGATTTCCGCTAAATCGAGTATTTGTCTCGGCTCTTTTGTATTGTTTTTTGGGATCAACCAATGGTTTATTTACGAGACAAACCTTTCGCTTATCATTGGCATATTATTTGTATTATTCGGTTCAGGCAGCATATTAGCAGGTGTCAAATCTTACAAGCACTATCAGCCTTATGCGATAAAAGAAGCAGATCAAATGTAA
- a CDS encoding DRTGG domain-containing protein: protein MATKHEQILQYIDSLPIGEKISVRQIAKELNVSEGTAYRAIKDAENKGYVSTIERVGTIRIERKKKENIEKLTFAEVVNIVDGQVLGGREGLHKTLNKFVIGAMKLEAMMRYTEAGNLLIVGNRVNAHELALEAGAAVLITGGFDTEEWVKKLADDLKLPIISTSYDTFTVATMINRAIYDQLIKKEIVLVEDILTPVSEAVSLQLTDTIEKWHECNDKTHHSRFPVVDQHMKVHGMVTSKDVIGYDLSTSIEKVMTKNPMTVHGKTSVASSAHMMVWEGIEVLPVVDDYHRLEGIISRQDVLKALQMIQRQPQVGETIDDIVTNQFMDVQETKEAPVYRCEVTPQMTNYMGTISYGVFTTIVTEAANRVLRLYKKGDLVIENITVYFIKPVQIESVIEIRPKLLELGRKFAKLDVEVYNAGVVVGKAMMMAQLLERV, encoded by the coding sequence GTGGCGACAAAACATGAGCAAATTTTACAGTATATTGATTCGCTTCCAATTGGTGAAAAAATTTCAGTGCGCCAAATTGCCAAAGAACTGAATGTCAGTGAAGGCACGGCGTACCGAGCAATAAAAGACGCAGAAAATAAAGGATATGTTTCAACGATTGAACGAGTTGGGACCATTCGAATTGAGCGAAAGAAGAAAGAAAACATTGAAAAGCTCACGTTTGCTGAAGTAGTAAACATCGTGGATGGACAAGTGCTGGGCGGACGTGAAGGCTTGCATAAAACGTTAAATAAGTTTGTTATTGGAGCGATGAAGCTTGAAGCTATGATGAGATATACCGAGGCTGGAAACCTTCTTATCGTAGGGAATCGAGTAAACGCTCATGAATTAGCTCTTGAAGCAGGAGCAGCCGTGTTAATTACAGGCGGCTTTGATACGGAAGAATGGGTCAAAAAGCTGGCGGATGATCTTAAGCTTCCTATTATTTCAACGAGCTATGATACGTTTACAGTTGCAACGATGATTAATCGTGCTATTTATGATCAACTGATAAAAAAAGAAATTGTGCTTGTAGAGGATATTTTAACACCCGTCTCTGAAGCGGTTAGCTTGCAGTTAACCGATACAATTGAAAAATGGCATGAGTGTAACGATAAGACCCATCACAGTCGTTTTCCTGTAGTGGATCAGCATATGAAAGTTCATGGTATGGTCACATCAAAAGATGTTATTGGATATGACCTTTCTACTTCGATCGAAAAAGTCATGACGAAAAATCCGATGACAGTTCACGGGAAAACATCGGTCGCTTCTTCTGCACATATGATGGTATGGGAAGGGATTGAAGTGCTGCCTGTAGTGGATGATTACCACCGACTAGAGGGCATTATCAGCCGTCAAGACGTCTTAAAGGCGCTGCAAATGATTCAGCGTCAACCGCAGGTAGGAGAAACCATTGACGACATTGTAACAAATCAATTTATGGACGTACAAGAGACAAAAGAAGCACCGGTGTATCGCTGTGAAGTAACGCCGCAGATGACGAATTATATGGGGACTATTTCATACGGAGTTTTCACTACTATTGTGACGGAAGCCGCCAATCGTGTTCTTCGCTTATATAAAAAAGGTGATTTGGTTATTGAAAACATCACCGTTTATTTTATTAAGCCGGTTCAAATTGAAAGTGTAATTGAAATTCGTCCTAAGCTATTAGAACTTGGTCGGAAGTTTGCTAAATTAGATGTAGAAGTCTACAATGCTGGGGTTGTAGTAGGGAAAGCGATGATGATGGCTCAGTTATTAGAAAGAGTATAA
- a CDS encoding metal-dependent hydrolase: MHVSYHGHSIVKIETKGKTILIDPFITGNELTDLNTEDVKADVILLTHGHNDHVGDTVEIAKRSGALVVAVAELATYLSWQGLNVHPMSIGGAYTFDFGTVKLTQAFHGSSYTENNEKIIYTGMPAGLLLTIEGKTIYHAGDTALFSDLKLIGRHKPDLVFLPIGDNFTMGPEDAAIAAEWVQAKLVVPIHYNTFPVIKQDPHQFVESLSGIEGKVLKAGEGLDF; the protein is encoded by the coding sequence ATGCACGTTTCTTATCATGGACATTCTATTGTTAAAATTGAAACAAAAGGAAAAACAATTTTAATTGACCCGTTTATCACTGGAAATGAATTAACAGATTTAAATACTGAAGATGTAAAAGCAGATGTGATTTTACTGACTCATGGCCATAACGACCATGTAGGCGACACGGTTGAAATTGCTAAGCGCAGCGGTGCACTTGTTGTGGCAGTAGCAGAATTAGCTACATATCTTAGCTGGCAAGGCTTAAACGTACATCCAATGAGCATAGGCGGAGCCTATACATTTGATTTTGGCACGGTGAAATTGACACAAGCTTTCCACGGTTCAAGTTATACAGAGAATAATGAAAAAATTATTTATACAGGAATGCCGGCTGGTTTGCTTTTAACAATTGAAGGTAAGACGATTTATCATGCTGGAGATACAGCTTTATTTTCTGATTTGAAATTAATTGGTCGTCATAAGCCCGACTTAGTGTTTCTTCCAATTGGAGATAACTTTACAATGGGACCTGAAGATGCGGCTATCGCAGCGGAATGGGTGCAGGCAAAGCTTGTTGTGCCAATTCACTACAATACATTTCCTGTGATTAAGCAAGATCCTCATCAATTTGTTGAGTCTTTATCTGGTATTGAAGGAAAAGTATTAAAAGCTGGAGAAGGATTGGATTTTTAG
- the ald gene encoding alanine dehydrogenase codes for MKIGVPKEVKNNENRVAITPAGVTALVNGGHDVYIETQAGEGSGFHDEDYTNAGASIVNTAKEAWDAEMVMKVKEPISEEYGYFREGLILFTYLHLAAEEALTKALIDKKVVGIAYETVQLPNKSLPLLTPMSEVAGRMSSQIGAQFLEKTKGGKGILLSGVPGVQRGKVTIIGGGVAGTNAAKIAVGLGADVTIIDLNADRLRQLDDLFGKEVTTLMSNHYNIAQSVKESDLVIGAVLIPGAKAPKLVTEEMVQTMSKGSVVVDIAIDQGGIFETTDRITTHDNPTYSKHEVLHYAVANMPGAVPRTSTLALTNVTVPYALQIASQGYKKACLKNPSLLQGINTLNGFVAYAAVADAHGLTYADATTLLEQA; via the coding sequence GTGAAAATTGGGGTGCCGAAAGAAGTAAAAAACAATGAAAATCGCGTGGCTATTACTCCAGCTGGTGTCACAGCTTTAGTTAACGGTGGGCATGATGTATACATTGAAACACAGGCAGGAGAAGGCTCTGGATTTCATGATGAAGATTACACAAATGCAGGAGCTTCTATTGTAAATACTGCAAAAGAAGCATGGGATGCTGAAATGGTTATGAAAGTAAAAGAACCGATTTCAGAAGAATACGGATATTTTCGTGAAGGACTTATTTTGTTTACGTATTTACATTTGGCAGCTGAAGAAGCATTAACGAAAGCATTGATTGATAAAAAGGTAGTGGGCATCGCTTATGAAACCGTACAGCTTCCAAATAAAAGCTTGCCTCTGTTAACGCCGATGAGCGAAGTTGCAGGAAGAATGTCTTCTCAAATTGGAGCTCAATTTTTAGAGAAAACCAAAGGTGGCAAAGGGATTTTGTTAAGTGGAGTTCCAGGCGTGCAAAGAGGGAAAGTAACGATTATTGGAGGAGGAGTAGCAGGAACCAACGCTGCTAAAATTGCGGTTGGATTAGGGGCTGATGTCACAATAATTGATTTAAATGCTGATCGCCTTCGCCAGCTTGATGATTTATTTGGAAAAGAAGTGACGACATTAATGTCAAATCATTACAATATCGCACAATCTGTAAAAGAGTCAGATTTAGTGATAGGAGCGGTCCTCATACCTGGAGCTAAAGCGCCAAAGCTTGTCACCGAGGAAATGGTTCAAACGATGTCAAAAGGGTCAGTTGTGGTTGATATTGCCATTGATCAAGGCGGGATTTTTGAAACAACTGATCGTATTACCACTCACGATAACCCAACTTATTCGAAGCATGAGGTCTTGCATTATGCTGTTGCTAATATGCCAGGAGCTGTTCCCCGCACGTCGACCTTAGCACTGACCAACGTAACGGTGCCTTATGCTCTGCAAATAGCGAGTCAGGGATATAAAAAAGCGTGCTTAAAAAATCCTTCCCTTCTTCAAGGTATCAACACACTAAACGGGTTTGTCGCTTATGCGGCTGTGGCAGATGCGCACGGTCTAACTTACGCTGATGCAACAACTTTATTAGAGCAAGCATAA
- the argH gene encoding argininosuccinate lyase, translating into MTKLWGGRFTKRPEQWIDEFGASISFDQHLVEEDIEGSLAHVTMLEKCSILSGDEASQIKKGLQTLLEKAKKKELTFSAQYEDIHLNLEKLLIDEIGPVGGKLHTGRSRNDQVATDMHLYLKKHVQQIVGLIENLEDVLLTKADQHVETIFPGYTHLQRAQPVSFAHHLMAYVSMFKRDAERYAESLKRIDLSPLGAGALAGTTFPIDRHYSAELLGFNGIYQNSMDAVSDRDFILEFLSNSSILMMHLSRFCEELILWSSQEFQFIEMDDTYATGSSIMPQKKNPDMAELIRGKTGRVYGHLFSLLTVLKGTPLTYNKDLQEDKEGMFDTVTTIEGCLTIFAGMIETMTVKTDVMEKATKQDFSNATELADYLASKGMPFREAHEVVGKLVLVCIQKNIYLMDLPLEQYKEASNLFEEDIYHVLSPKTAVNRRNSAGGTGFEQVKKAIQLAKDELHEKASI; encoded by the coding sequence ATGACCAAACTTTGGGGAGGGCGTTTTACGAAACGCCCTGAACAATGGATTGACGAGTTCGGTGCGTCAATCTCATTTGATCAGCATCTTGTAGAAGAAGATATTGAAGGCAGTTTAGCGCATGTAACAATGCTTGAAAAATGCAGCATTCTTTCTGGAGATGAAGCATCACAAATTAAAAAAGGTCTTCAAACACTGCTTGAAAAAGCTAAGAAGAAAGAATTAACATTTTCTGCTCAATATGAAGATATTCATTTGAATTTAGAAAAGTTATTGATTGATGAAATTGGGCCGGTTGGAGGAAAGCTTCATACGGGTCGAAGCCGTAATGATCAAGTTGCCACAGATATGCACTTGTATTTAAAAAAGCATGTTCAGCAAATTGTAGGGCTGATTGAAAATCTAGAAGATGTACTGCTTACAAAAGCAGATCAGCATGTCGAAACCATTTTTCCAGGCTACACACATTTACAGCGCGCGCAGCCGGTTTCTTTTGCTCATCATTTAATGGCTTATGTTTCAATGTTCAAGCGCGATGCTGAGCGTTATGCGGAATCGCTAAAGCGTATTGATTTATCTCCTTTAGGAGCAGGAGCTTTAGCTGGTACGACATTCCCAATTGATCGTCATTACAGCGCGGAACTTCTAGGCTTTAATGGGATTTATCAAAACAGTATGGATGCTGTCAGCGACCGTGACTTTATTTTAGAGTTTTTAAGCAACAGTTCTATTTTAATGATGCATTTATCTCGTTTTTGTGAAGAGTTAATTTTATGGTCTAGTCAAGAATTTCAATTTATTGAAATGGATGATACGTACGCAACAGGCAGCAGTATTATGCCTCAAAAGAAAAATCCTGATATGGCGGAGTTAATTCGTGGTAAAACAGGACGAGTATATGGTCATTTATTTAGCTTGTTGACTGTGTTAAAAGGCACGCCTTTAACATACAACAAAGACTTACAAGAAGATAAAGAAGGCATGTTCGATACGGTTACAACGATTGAAGGCTGTTTGACAATTTTTGCTGGCATGATCGAAACAATGACAGTAAAAACAGATGTTATGGAAAAAGCTACGAAACAAGATTTTTCAAATGCAACGGAGTTAGCTGACTATCTTGCTTCAAAAGGTATGCCTTTTCGTGAAGCACATGAAGTGGTTGGGAAACTGGTTCTCGTTTGCATTCAGAAAAATATCTACCTAATGGATTTGCCGCTCGAGCAATATAAGGAAGCGTCAAATTTATTCGAGGAAGACATCTATCATGTATTAAGTCCGAAAACAGCTGTTAATCGTCGCAATAGCGCGGGAGGAACAGGGTTTGAACAAGTGAAAAAAGCAATTCAGCTAGCTAAAGATGAATTACACGAAAAAGCATCGATATAA
- a CDS encoding argininosuccinate synthase gives MSNPKVVLAYSGGLDTSVAIKWLQEKGYDVVACCLDVGEGKDLKFVKEKALTVGAVSSYVIDAKEEYANTFALAALQAHTLYEGKYPLVSALSRPLIAKKLVEVAEQENAVAVAHGCTGKGNDQVRFEVSIKALNPHLEVLAPVRDWKWSREEEIEYAKEKNIPIPINLDSPFSIDQNLWGRSNECGVLEDPWAAPPEEAYDLTASLENTPDTADVVEIEFVEGVPVSLNGQSYTLAQLILELNEIAGKHGVGRIDHVENRLVGIKSREVYECPAAMTLIKAHKELEDLTLVKEVAHFKPVIEKKLTEVIYEGLWFSPLTNSLLAFLKDTQQYVNGTVRVKLFKGHAIVEGRKSPNSLYNEKLATYTKEDEFDHNAAVGFISLWGLPTQVSSMVNQKKVTTV, from the coding sequence ATGAGTAATCCAAAAGTTGTTTTAGCATATTCCGGAGGTTTAGATACATCAGTTGCAATTAAATGGTTACAGGAAAAAGGGTACGATGTGGTAGCTTGCTGTTTAGACGTAGGCGAAGGAAAAGATTTAAAATTCGTTAAAGAAAAAGCATTAACAGTTGGAGCGGTATCGTCATATGTGATTGATGCAAAAGAAGAATATGCCAATACATTTGCATTAGCAGCACTTCAAGCACACACGTTATATGAAGGAAAATATCCATTAGTATCTGCACTATCTAGACCGCTAATCGCTAAAAAGCTTGTAGAAGTAGCAGAACAAGAAAATGCAGTAGCTGTCGCACATGGATGTACGGGAAAAGGAAATGACCAAGTGCGTTTCGAAGTATCAATTAAAGCATTAAATCCACACTTAGAAGTTTTAGCTCCTGTTCGTGACTGGAAATGGTCTCGTGAAGAAGAAATTGAGTATGCAAAAGAAAAGAATATTCCAATTCCAATTAACTTAGACAGTCCATTTTCAATTGACCAAAACTTATGGGGAAGAAGTAACGAGTGTGGCGTTCTTGAAGATCCTTGGGCAGCTCCACCTGAAGAAGCATATGACCTAACGGCTTCTCTTGAAAACACTCCTGACACAGCGGATGTAGTAGAAATTGAATTCGTTGAAGGTGTTCCAGTATCATTAAATGGTCAATCTTACACGCTAGCTCAGTTAATTCTAGAATTGAATGAAATTGCAGGTAAGCACGGAGTCGGACGTATTGATCATGTAGAAAACCGTCTTGTGGGAATCAAATCACGTGAAGTATATGAGTGTCCAGCTGCTATGACATTAATTAAAGCACATAAAGAGCTTGAAGATTTAACATTAGTGAAAGAAGTAGCGCACTTCAAACCAGTGATTGAGAAAAAATTAACAGAAGTTATTTATGAAGGTTTATGGTTCTCTCCATTAACAAATTCACTGCTTGCATTCTTAAAAGATACGCAGCAATATGTGAACGGAACAGTGAGAGTAAAACTATTTAAAGGGCATGCTATCGTAGAGGGACGTAAATCCCCTAATTCTTTATACAATGAAAAACTTGCAACATATACAAAAGAAGATGAATTTGATCACAATGCAGCAGTTGGCTTTATCTCATTATGGGGTCTTCCAACACAAGTGAGCAGCATGGTAAATCAAAAGAAGGTGACAACGGTATGA
- a CDS encoding EcsC family protein, producing MILTNREEQLLEEIYKWEESLQSVEATEMELLYEEWLEKGINLIPSSVRETYLHKIDEGLFQLTALIQGTEMQNQATKRIIETARVFKEDITDLSEVNSLQVDQLSYICEQQMAKLRLYALSQGALSGTGQSLLVGIDIPAVLCMNIQAVQQAAMSYGYHIQTPSELMLTLKVFHAATLPRHLQAEGWHQLKSELSQEFDPYFYEGVDQIVDKTWLQKIVVQIGKTLAIFTAKRKVYNRLPIVSMMVGGGMNYRMAKQVTDYAKRFYQYRYLLDKKNESH from the coding sequence ATGATACTAACGAATCGCGAAGAACAGCTTTTAGAAGAAATCTACAAATGGGAAGAGAGCTTACAGAGCGTAGAAGCAACTGAGATGGAGTTATTATACGAAGAATGGTTAGAAAAAGGGATTAACTTAATTCCTTCTTCTGTTCGTGAGACCTATTTACATAAAATTGATGAGGGACTTTTTCAGTTGACTGCATTAATTCAAGGTACGGAAATGCAAAATCAAGCGACAAAACGAATTATTGAAACAGCCCGTGTATTCAAAGAAGATATCACAGATTTGTCAGAAGTGAATTCCCTTCAAGTAGATCAGCTTTCTTATATATGCGAACAGCAAATGGCCAAGCTTCGGTTGTATGCGCTAAGTCAAGGAGCACTTTCAGGAACCGGACAATCGCTGCTAGTCGGTATTGATATACCCGCTGTTTTATGCATGAATATTCAAGCAGTGCAACAGGCAGCAATGAGCTACGGTTATCATATTCAGACTCCTTCAGAGCTTATGCTAACGCTAAAAGTTTTTCATGCAGCAACGTTACCTAGACACCTTCAGGCTGAGGGGTGGCATCAATTAAAGAGCGAGTTAAGCCAAGAATTTGACCCGTATTTTTATGAAGGTGTTGATCAAATTGTAGATAAGACATGGCTGCAAAAAATCGTTGTGCAAATTGGGAAAACGCTAGCTATATTTACTGCGAAACGAAAAGTTTATAATCGTTTGCCAATTGTGAGTATGATGGTTGGCGGAGGGATGAATTATCGAATGGCCAAACAAGTGACAGATTATGCGAAGCGCTTTTACCAATACCGCTATTTGTTGGATAAGAAAAACGAGTCTCATTAA